In the genome of Primulina eburnea isolate SZY01 chromosome 13, ASM2296580v1, whole genome shotgun sequence, the window ATCTGCAACCATTCTTCGTCAATGTCCCCGTTGGAGTAACTGGAGGCTTCTAATTGGTTGGAATCTGCCATCAAATTAGCTTTGGTGAACAAACCAACCACCAATTGTATGAGCACTCAACTAAAGTGATAACGAAGCAAATATATTTCAATTATGTTTTGAGAGAAAACATATTGATAGTAAAATCATGTTTTAACTTTTTATAGATTAAACAAAATATCACAGTGGTGCTTAGGAACTGGGTAAATTCAAAGCCGTGAGATATTTGAAaccaaatatcatattttcaagatTGAACATTCACAATCTCAATGAAACAATAAGGTAATTTGAAACACAGATCATGAAGTTATTTCTGGAGATTGTTGACGAATTCTGCTTTAGTTGCTAGTTCAGGCAcaatattttgataataaaataGTACTAGGGGGCAACAATGGCAAAAAAAGCACTGACAATGATTATAAAAGTTAAGCACTTAAGCTAAACCATGACAGAATCTTCAACAAAATGGGCTGAATTAGGATTATGCAAATTCACTGCCATGAGACGAGGACATGTATACCTTCAACAAAGTGTGCAATGGATGGATTGTTCTTCAACAGTGCCTGCCAAAATTAAGTAGGGTGAAGGAGAAACAAAGGAAATCAGCAGATATGTGCAAACTCTGAGATATTTCATTAACTAAAATAGAAATAATCATGATTTCATTGATGTGACACagaaaaaatttcaattttacctGCTGTAATTCCAGTATAGAATCCAAGGTCTTCTTGGAGGAATCGACTAAATCTGAATAGGCTTCACTCACTCCAGTACCCGCATCACAATATAAGGATCTAACTGGCTCCtttaaacaacaatttttttagCAAATATCTTTTAATACACTTATATCTCATACAATCATTAATAAACAGGTCAAATTCCAGTTGGAACCTGTGGAAGCCTGTTGGAACTTGAGAATGCTTTTTGCAGCAAGAATCTGAATTCAAGTGTCTTGTCCCAGAGAGCCTTCCCAAGAGGAGGAGACATCATAAGATCACAGCACAGAAGTATAATCACATAAAGAAGCATAATTATTAAGGCGCACTAAGACAAATAAGTGTCCTGAGCATGAGACGCAAGGCAAAACATGTGCCTTATCGAAGGCAGGCGCACTTAGCATAAATTGTTAGAATTCGCGTATTTAAGGTGAATTTAACTAAAAATTATATACATAGAAATAGATTTAACATAACATTaaacaataattaaaataaaaaattcgttaacaaatatacaatgtaattttttttaaaaatcaattacCTAATCGTTAAGCCTCTTTGTCTTCTTAAAGAAAACATTAGATGAAAAGTTCGATAGGTATTGGAACTAAATTGCAGTAAAAAAACATAAAGAAAAAGAGTGGCTGCTAATATATTAAGTgcctataaaataaaaaaaaatgaaaaacaaaataagagAGCATTGCAGCAATTAAAGAAGTAAGATAGAAGCACTGTAGTTGAAATTGCAAAGAGAACTGCAAGTTAAAATTAGGAGAAAGATAGTGCTTTGCACTTAGAGTTCTGATGGAATAAGTATTAATACATGCATGAAATAtttctaaaataattaaaaggtTATGGGCTTAATCTTATTGCTCTTGGGTTatgttaacaaaaaaaaatttctcacaAACAATTTTCACAGAAGCGCGCTTTTTCTCGCCTCAAGCAAGCCTTGCACCTTGCAAGAGGCATGCGCCTGGGCTCGCCTCTTGCAAAGTTCGCATCTGGGTGGTTCGCGCTTTTTCTCACCTCAAGCAAGCATTGTGCCGTGAAAAAGGTGTGCGTCTGGGCTTGCCTCTTGCAAGGTTTGCGCCTGGGTGGTTACCCAAGCGCGTAGGGTGCGCCTGGCTACGCCTAGGCTCAACAGCTCGAGTCACACGCTTTTTACAACTATGTAAAGAAGATAAGCCCAGCAAGGGCCAAggaaacaacaaaaataaaaggcACACAGTCATGTATAAGTTGAGACAATTTCGCATCTCATTAATCATATGGCATGACCATTGACCAGAAAATCACATAAAAACaatcaagaatttaaaaaaGGAAATAGCATCATTTTCATTACACCCATCAACAAAACAAACATTTAACTCAAAGTAAGCTAGTGAATTTCGATGGATATTaacaaagaaaataaagaaattTGAGGAGTAActtttcaataaaataaattatctaCTGACAATAAAAACCTAAATGTAATGTGACAAGAGCTATATACCCTTTGGTTTTTTACAGCCTGACTTTTTTGAAGGTCCTCATCTTTCTGTCGCTTTAGATTCCTCAATAGATCTCTGAATGTAATCAAATACAGTAAATTAGAATACAATGAGAAATATAAAGGTTATAATTCTACAAACATACTCAAGAATGCCAGGACTGGTAATCATCAATCCATAAGACATTTCATTGTGTTGATATTGATTGGCACATTGATGACATGCAACAACAAATTTGTGATCAAGGAACAAAAAAATGCTGAAGCTACCAGAACCCAAGTACTCACATTACAACTTAGAACAGATTTTCCTTTGGGTAAAACTATAGAAACAAAAAGCTATAGATAACTACGGAAAAACTTCTAATGCGCAACTACTATTATAACCAACACTGCAACAATAGATTGCAAAAGCTAGGAGTTTTACGGGTATATAAAATTAGAGGACGGAAGATTTCAAAGAGGGAACAGTTAAAGCTCCACGAAACTTGATTCCTAAACAAACATGcggattttttaaaaagaagaaaaaacatgACACATTTCCAATCTATCTTTGAACTTTCCTTTGACTAAATACCTAGTACAACATTTCACGTGTATTGAGGCCCAAAATACGATAATAAGGAACACAACATGCTCTAGAACCGGCTCCCAACCAGTTAGCATGCACATTTACCAGTTAGCACAAACGAAATGACTCTAAGCGACAGGAACAAACACCGTTATGCACCCAGTCTAAATGCgaaattgtttaattatttcTCCTATGAAAAAATTACCACGAGATTACAACATCATGGAATAGAATGCACAAGACAAAAAAAAGTAGAAGACTAGAAGGGTCATCCACTCACTGCTCCTCATTTTTGAGTTCCCTGTACTCTTTCTCAAGCTCTTCAATTTCATCAcctctttgtacatcttcatcATCATTCCGTATGTCATCATCGTAACCCAACTCGTCACCTTCTTCATCATATTCATCCTCGTTACCTACATCCTTATCATCATCATGATATTGTTGATCACCATTCTGATAAATATCATCACTACCAACCTAAAATGGCACAAAAATACCGCAGATTTCAAAACACAGATTTAAAAATGAAAAGTATCAAGAACGAGCCTAGCATGCTCATTTACGTTATCCATGTCAATGTGAAATCCCAAATCTGTGTCACTCTCCGCCGTCTTCCTCGATTTCTTCTTCCCCATTATAAAACGCTAGTTATACACGACAACCATGTGAGATTTACTGGGGAAAAAAATCAAGATGAACAATAAACATGACTCGCATTTACATCGAATCTGTGCTCAGCTAAACGTTAACCTTTTTAGCTTAAACTTAGACAAAGAAAAGCATGTACCGTGCGAATTGGATCGGGAAAATTTCTTATGAGGGCAGGATGAGAAGATTGATATTCCACTAAAAAACGAGAGAGTTTCGAAATCTTAGCGAACAAATTCAGGGAATTAGGGTTTACGTTTatgctttttctttttctttttctttttctttttgggTATAATTCGGCCAAAAGATGGGCAAACAACAGCCGAGCCCAAGTCTTTCATTTACAATATTGAGCTAcagttggtttttttttttaataaataattttttataaaataaaatttttgaaattaatgtGTGTTGGAGTTTTGAAAAAATAGTGCAaaattttctgtaaaaaaataaataaacgatGTGGCAGTGGCCATTgtcaataaatttttatttttaaattaattttattttttaaatatttcttTTAGAACTTGACAaatttcttatcttttattttaaaaaatgagaCTTGAGTTGATACCATATACTAGGGGCGTAATCACGGTGCGATTTtgtggtttttttaaaaaaacattcaaACCGAATTGTCATATACGGTCGgctagtattttaaaaaaataacgcGGTTTTACATGTACAATTAGTCTTATGGTTTTGAACGGTTGCACTCGGTTTAcgatttttttattgaaaaatattaaaacatgtattctaatttattttaaacaataataatatattgttttcaaatataaatatagttcaaatcatataaacataaaactaaataaaataataatcaagATTCAAAAATAAGTTAACAATTTAACAACACAACACACTCAcaacaaaaataacatttacactattttatctttttttaacTTTCAAACTTCAAACAAATTAATGTGGTAAAAGAAATAAATActataataaaatactaatatgaagaataattaaaaatatgataagTTTTTGTTAGACCTAAATTTATTGTGGCGATACGAATCAAAACCAGCAGACTGTTAGTACAAATCAGTAGACGATATAAAAGCAGGACTAAGTTTTCAGAACTTAGATAACCAGAAGCAGAACCTAGTATAGAATTAGAATAACTTGACGTTTTCTTTGCTAACGGAAGTAGTCTTAAAAGTTACCGTTACTTTATCGAGTAGAAGTATTTATTGCATCATTAAATGCTGTACTAAGTCATTTAATTCGCTTTACCCATTTTAGTAagtaacaagactgattgtgttGAAAGCTTTTTGCAGAATCCATTTAAGTAAATAAATCTGTTTCTTTCAGACACCAAAATAGCCGTTTTTtattatagacgttggattcaagttatctatatatatatggatcaaaACCACTTGGAGCTGATCACTGATCTTTTATCTATCCAACGCTACTTTGAGCAACCGCGAATCAATCATCATCTTCTAAGCTCAAACTTGCAGAAAAGCAGTACACGCTTCATATTTTACATATGATCTTTCGAGATCATCTTGTACTGCTATTTTTTCATCTCTTCAAGCAAAACACCTTACTATATTTCGAGAAGAGTTAgtaaactggaaaagagtcttttccagaactttgtTATACTAAGTCACTTTGTGTTtagttactaagagtttcagtaggcaaaagaTAAGCtctgctgaagtgggtgtgtacaagtgttgtactgtaaaatccaaagtcttttagtgatatcttctggaaacagaagaacgGGAGACCTAGaaaattttatcttcgaacttccagaaacaactactATTTTATTGCCTACTGTTATTACTGTTTTCACCCTACTCCATCGGATCGTTTCCAAACTTACTTTCGTGATCTGCTGGACTTACACTCGAACAAGAACAACTACAATCTCTAACAGAATTCTAGCACCCTTTACAAAAACTATCATAAAAGGAGaatagtttattcacccccttcTAAACTCTGCATCGATCATCAAcagttttctttgtaggtgtaATAATTTTGAAGAGAGTTGAGATATAATAAATAACGACTTCTTTAATTGAATATGTcgtttacaaattattataatctTAGGTCAAATATCTATGGCAAACGGTGTAAGCGGTACGGTTTAGTGCAGTTCTTGGGAAAAAAATAACCGAACTGTGTATGCGGTGTCGtttatgattattatttttaatcgtgattTTTATAAAACATTAGAAAAAACGGTACCATGAAATTCGGTTCTGCTAGTTCTGAtggttaataaaaaaaattatcaccCCTATCATTTACCAACAAAATAATAGTTGAAATTCAAGTtcaataatttgaaatataGACATCTTAAAACAATAATCGGTCAACcaatttttttcgaaaattctttatttataaaatattagataatttgtttttcaaaaaaaaaaatgtgtactattttatcattttaaaaaaattatttgtttatttaaatatgtgttggttatgttttaaaaaataaagaaagttgTGTGCATATTGGTctacttattttttattttatttgtacaattattattattaattaaaattaataataataagattagGATTTAAGATGATCTATCTTTCAAATTATTGTTATAACAGGCTTCGAGTCAAGTATCTCGGGTTTCGATATTTCGGTTCGGACATCCGTAGCATTTTTACCTACCTAACCCAAAAACTTGACTCCTAATTACTGTTTTTCATTTGGATACCTGAAAATATAAGTAAAATTTTTACTAGTCAAGACTTTCGAATACCCGATAAATTTCTTGTAGTTCCTGGTACCACAAAAACAATCGAAAAAATTGCACTCCTCCACTCATCAAATACTATACAACCAACAAATACATCTTCTAAAACTACAAATCAAAACATAGATCGAAACCGTGTAGCAAGCTTCAGTGTTTCAAGGCGACAAATTCGATTGCAAGGTTTTCACTACTGAGCGAGAATTTTCAGTTCCTAGCTGCTGATCGCTAGTGGTAGAGGAACTCTTAGTGACGACTCAAATAACATTGTAAGTAAATTTGGCTATCTTTGAACCTTTGGTTCAAACAAATATGACACAACTCTTTAACATATAGCCTTGAACGGCTAGAGTTGGTGAAGTGACAAAATTTATGGCTAGAGTTGGTAAAGTGACAAAATCTGATCATTGATAATCGGATATGAAAAGTAAGTGTGTGCTAGTAAACAACTTGATATTTAAAAGAATAAGAGTGCTCAAAATCTTGTATATTTCAGATTGTAAAAGCTCGAGTCTTGTCTCATTATTTCAACTATTTTGAATCTGTATATTTATACAATAACATCTTCCAACGTTTGAAAATTTTCAATGATCATATATGAACATCTTCAAGTTCTCGGCATAGTATAGTGCAATTAATGTCCATTAGGTTCTAATTGCTAGATAAAAGCGACATGCAAGAATCCATTAAGCATATATTGTCTAGTTCTAAGAGGTATTGAAGGGTGATCGATCACCAGTGATGGTAGATGAGCCTTACTCAATTTGTGTTTGCACCATAGAGACTACTGAAAGTATTCACATCTGTTTTAATCAAAATCTTAAACACTCGTAATCTTTCTATCATCAACATGCTCTATTTTCGGAcacatatttatatattcaatCACTTATGATCATCTTGTGCTTAACATTCACTTCAATAGACAGTGGTTTTGTGTATTTTTGTTGGCAAAGATATCAGGACTCTCAATACAAAAAGTGGATAACTCCTAACTGAAATTGATTTTCGTAAGTTGTTGTATCAGCCAAAATCTTTTATTGATTGTTTTTTTAATGGTAGAATGATAGAAGTAGAAAGATATGTCTTTCGAACTTTTATTAAATTGTATAATTTAGTCATATTTACAATTCTGATCTTGAACTAGAAACCAAACATTATATTAAATTGTATTTTATAAAAGAAATTAATTTATATACCCTGATTTGTGCGAACAGGGTAAAGAGTAGAGGGGACTGACCTTTTCAAATCGTAAAGGTCAAAGAGCATCTGGCTTTTTTTCggattatttcatcctaccccTGCAGGCAGAAATATCCTGCCTGCAGGGGTACATCCAAGGGCCAAAATTTTTTCTggcccaattttatttttttttaatttttttttccccatGAGATGAAATCTCAACCACTCATATGAGGTGTGGGCATTGCCCACACACCCATAATCGAACTAACCCTTTTTTTCGTGGAATCACGCGGAAATTTGACGCAGCTATTTTGGTCAACATTAGTTGAACGACTTTAGTTGTCAAAATTGCATAATAGCCCTCATTCTTTGCTATATTTCTTATCATGCCTTCAACTTTATTCTATAACTATTTATTCGACGCGTTGTTCTGCAAGCTGTATAGCAATCTGCAAATGATTCTGATTtccaattattaattaattgcgcttaaaaattaaagatttaattttctgcttaaaattataaaatttgaaatcataTTAGTATATTGACGATcctatataaataaatacacTTTATAGAAACATGTATCTTattataaaaaaagaaaaaaggaagTAAATCAATGTTATTAGAAAGCTATATAAGTTATTTTACTACACAAAAAAACTCTAACGAGATTATCTAATGAGTCAATTTTCTGAGGCGAATCTCCAACTTGACCTGATAcacgaaaaagtattacttttatttgaaaatatgaaTCAGGTTAACTCGCCTTATGATCAAATGTTTGTATCTTTATACATAAAAAAAGTTTGTGAGAGTAAcgtaaatcaaatattttaaattgtacaACAACTCAAATGTTATGTTTCAATCTCTATAATAGTAGAGACAATAATTGATTTCCACATAATTAAAATTCAAATGTAAATTGAAACACATAATTCAAATACAAATGCAAAtacaatataaatttatattatataattaaattataaacttaaataatattatttaaatgtattaatAATATGAACATTATTCAtaactaaaaatatattaaataaaataaaatatttaatatatgtaaaataaaaggAATTTTTCGAGAATATTCTTTTTGGGGTAAGATTCGAAGTAAATGTGTTGGAGATGAATGTTGTATTTGGAACAGAAATTGCACTATTTTAGTGTAAAATTTGCACCAAAATAAGACAGTCTTATAATTTTTCGACCTTATATAGTTATATTATTGATATAACTTGATACGAaaggaaaataatataaatatagaaATATGCTaaacattaaatatttttttttatagatggaAAGATTGAAAAGAGAAAATTAGGGAGACTAAAAgtgaaagttttaaaaagatactTACAGAAAGATTCACCAACAAATGTTTAAATTatgatataaaaattataaatagcCATAAATATATAGATGTTTAAATCTTACacatcattaaaaaaatatattacagAGATGGGTTAGGAATTTCAATTTTGGTAtgttataatatataaaaataaaaaaggaaattgcttcaagatttttttttaaaaaaattataatatactaAAGTTCCAATGTTCCACACGGGAAACAATGTTTAAAAAGGAAAACGCCGTTCAAACTTCAAAGAACCTACATCAAAGTCTTTGTCATAATTATTtattgaaaatttatattttacatttttatatttgtttatttgcgattttgattatttaattattgGATTGTAATGTTAATTTATTATCTATTTTTCCTCAAATTTTAGTCATTTTGATGTGAAGTCATTTTAATATActaggtaaaaatttgtgtgagacagtctcacatgtcgtattttgtgagaagaATCTTTTattgtcatccatgaaaaaatattatttttattgtgatttTCGGTAaatttgacccgtctcacagatagagattcgtgagaccgtctaaccATATACACTTTCAATATTGATGTAGTAATGATATGTGTAGTGTTACATCGCAAAAAAATACTAAattgcaaaaaataaaaatatacattACTAAAATTGAAGTTTGATAATCATTTCAACCAAAATAGTAAATCCATAAACAAAAGGACAAAAATGCAAATTTTCCGACTTCCTCCTACCGCAAGAAACAGCACCGAAAGAGCACCAAACACACAATATATAACACCCCAAATTCCCACAATTCAAGGGCAAGGGTCTCTCTCCCCCTCCCATCTTTCCATGGACTAAAACAAGAAGGACCGATCAAAATTTTCAGATTTCCCATCTCTTTTTCCTCGCAAGAATTTAAGAAGAGGGGATGGGGAAGTACATGGAACTACTGGATGCTGGTGTAAGGATTGTTTGCAGATTTCATTCCCACTGCCCCCAAACTGCACGCATGTACTACCACCCTCCACCTCCTCCCCACCATCAACACGGCGGCGCCGGCGACGGCGACAGCACAAGGGAGGTGTCTGTTGTAAAGGGTCCATTCGGAGCCAAGGCGGCGGCTGGTGTTAAAAGTGACACCGCTGACTTTATTCTTTATGTTGTTGCGTAATGGCAAAAAAAAACTACACTCGAAAATTTGAGaatcagttttttttttctaattgaTTTTTAATGTATATTTATACATTTATTACATATTTATTCGGAGAAATCATTGTTTGGATTTACGTATGTTTCATATCTtaggtgttttttttttacaattggTTGGGGAAATCTATACATGTGTTGGTATTCGAGGCCTCGTTCCTTCGACGTTTCAGACCTAAAGCTTTTTCAGATCTTTGTTAGCTTCGACTCTTTGTGATAAACAAATCcactatttattttatttttattttttaaaaaataaacatgataaaaaatatttgagtATATCTATTATGATatggtctcatgaatctttatctatgagacgagtaccgatattcacaataaaaaataatattttattcatggatgatccaaataagagatacatctcataaaatacaaTTCGTGAGATTgtatcacacaaatttttgccaaaatTATTTTCCATTGATGGGTTGATGAATGAAGTTTATTGGGTAGTTATATGAATAATAAAATTAACTGGGatgttttattaaaaaattaaaattaaagttatttatgtttaaaattgtAATCCCAGAAGAGAGATTATAGAAGTAGATTTGTAAAATATACAATTAATTGATTCAAGGATATTTTcggaattataaaaaaaattagataaagatacaaaaaaaatttagttattaaaatgaggtttaacttaaataataatataaatatattacttacgttgtataaaataaatggatATTTGATTGTATCATtttgtttattattttaatatctgTTTTTtattatggcaaaaacttgtgtgagatggtcttacgggttgtattttgtgagacatatatcttatttgggtcatccattaaaaactattactttttatgctaagagtattactttaaggcaaaaacttatgtgagacggtctcacggatattatttgtgagacggatctcttatttgggtcacccataaaagagtattactttttatgctaagagtactattttttattctGAATATGGGTAttgttgacccatctcacagattatgatccgtgagacggtctcacatgagactcacccTACTTTTAGTTGTTA includes:
- the LOC140809252 gene encoding uncharacterized protein isoform X1, with the translated sequence MGKKKSRKTAESDTDLGFHIDMDNVGSDDIYQNGDQQYHDDDKDVGNEDEYDEEGDELGYDDDIRNDDEDVQRGDEIEELEKEYRELKNEEQDLLRNLKRQKDEDLQKSQAVKNQRALWDKTLEFRFLLQKAFSSSNRLPQEPVRSLYCDAGTGVSEAYSDLVDSSKKTLDSILELQQALLKNNPSIAHFVEDSNQLEASSYSNGDIDEEWLQISQMQSRIASFRNKSIDKWQRKTQVTTGAAAIRDKLHAFNQSISQQVAAYMRDPSKMTKAMQQNRSAVVVFGNVPNSTDDNDEKETDADGDPELLDDSELYQQLLKEFFETIDPSSSEAAFYAMKRLQKKKRKIVDRRASKSRKIRYHVHEKMVNFMAPQRMDLPPMAPKLFENLFDLKSKKPTSVA
- the LOC140809252 gene encoding uncharacterized protein isoform X2, yielding MGKKKSRKTAESDTDLGFHIDMDNVGSDDIYQNGDQQYHDDDKDVGNEDEYDEEGDELGYDDDIRNDDEDVQRGDEIEELEKEYRELKNEEQDLLRNLKRQKDEDLQKSQAVKNQRALWDKTLEFRFLLQKAFSSSNRLPQEPVRSLYCDAGTGVSEAYSDLVDSSKKTLDSILELQQALLKNNPSIAHFVEDSNQLEASSYSNGDIDEEWLQISQMQSRIASFRNKSIDKWQRKTQVTTGAAAIRDKLHAFNQSISQQVAAYMRDPSKMTKAMQQNRSAVVVFGNVPNSTDDNDEKETDADGDPELLDDSELYQQLLKEFFETIDPSSSVNYCQFCC